The Ignavibacteriota bacterium genome contains the following window.
GAGTTTCTTTTGAGTATTACTTATTGATTCAATAAACTGTTTTTCAACATCCGATAGTTCGTTTATAGTTTTTGATTTATATAATTCATATTCAGAATCTGCTTTTTTTTGTGCTAATTCGGCAGAAATTTTTCCTGCATTAGCAAGTAATTCCTGACGTGACATTTTAATAAAACCATCAAGAACTTCAATCCAATCTTTCATGTACATAGGTCTTCTCTGCATAGCATTTACTTCGGCAATATCAAGATAAGCTGATACAAGCCGATTGAGAATGCCAAGTTCCTCATCATTTAAATAATTTTTGGCAATTGAAATCTCGGATTTTGTTGGTTTTCTACCTTTAAAACTTGTCAAACCCATAAACGGCAATTCAGAATTGGCTCTTTCAAATATAATTTCAGCAGCAGTATGACCATGCGCCGCCCAATGAAGTTTATTCTGTACTGTCTGAAAAAATAATTCCGTAGTTTCAGATTTAGGATTATAATCAATA
Protein-coding sequences here:
- a CDS encoding virulence RhuM family protein, with the translated sequence MTDLFQKSRSTINEHILNVFNEGELVEENSVRKIGISDFSTKPTNLYNLDVIISVGYRVKSLRGTQFRIWATERLKEYLIKGFTMNDDFLKQGGGYFEELLNRIRDIRSSEKVFYRKVLEIYATSIDYNPKSETTELFFQTVQNKLHWAAHGHTAAEIIFERANSELPFMGLTSFKGRKPTKSEISIAKNYLNDEELGILNRLVSAYLDIAEVNAMQRRPMYMKDWIEVLDGFIKMSRQELLANAGKISAELAQKKADSEYELYKSKTINELSDVEKQFIESISNTQKKLKKLNRKK